In Porites lutea chromosome 9, jaPorLute2.1, whole genome shotgun sequence, a single window of DNA contains:
- the LOC140948991 gene encoding uncharacterized protein, protein MNFLEAYLNDVDEFIQAEMGLGEARCCLPSNELLNTSHLSREEWGTSLITDSFEASNKIPADDIEVQIMDLKECYKKRRGRRTVKGPVEDHLADSKVTVMIHASEEISNVRAFIQRCPHAARRTHDTIGAVELEVRTLRSDGERRVVIVDLSSATKDGYRVYWLETGDILERNIWELVIKTELSSGLTGQVHSRPFLVTTPQCYKKRRDEVARSSKVQRLMCQIGKPSSFIDDEKISFFGKAFQDFSCNMEDHLASQSFRQLSFFLDAEVPSEKVVFQPNTVLNKNMVTAHFNREQRILYAVEQHEIPGLMKLISKRSTLIAPCGVANRCNSRRKGYRWACGRCFFERGKKSTIKNHLIQQVCQKSVESRKRESRKLQFNFDQENMP, encoded by the exons ATGAATTTCTTGGAGGCTTATTTGAACGATGTTGATGAGTTTATCCAGGCGGAGATGGGATTAGGAGAGGCAAGGTGCTGTTTACCATCCAACGAGCTACTGAATACATCTCATTTGAGCAGAG AAGAGTGGGGCACCAGCCTGATTACCGATTCTTTTGAGGCATCAAACAAGATTCCTGCAGATGACATTGAAGTCCAGATAATGGACCTTAAAGAATGCTATAAGAAGAGAAGAGGAAGACGAACTGTCAAAGGGCCAGTAGAAGATCATTTGGCAGACTCAAAAGTCACTGTTATGATACACGCATCCGAAGAAATCAGCAACGTTCGTGCTTTTATACAGAGATGCCCACATGCTGCGAGACGGACACACGATACTATAG GTGCCGTGGAGCTGGAAGTTCGCACGTTGCGGAGTGATGGAGAACGTCGAGTAGTCATCGTTGATCTCAGTTCGGCGACAAAAGACGGGTATCGAGTGTACTGGCTTGAAACAGGAGATATCCTGGAAAGAAATATATGGGAACTGGTCATCAAAACAGAGCTCAGCTCAGGCTTAACGGGACAAGTGCATTCAAGGCCATTTTTAGTTACCACCCCACAATGTTACAAGAAGAGACGCGATGAAG ttGCTAGGTCTTCAAAGGTGCAACGACTTATGTGCCAGATAGGGAAGCCTAGTTCCTTCATTGATGACG AAAAAATTTCGTTTTTTGGAAAAGCATTTCAAGATTTCAGCTGCAATATGGAGGATCATTTAGCATCCCAATCCTTTCGACAACTGTCCTTTTTCTTGGACGCTGAGGTCCCCTCGGAAAAAGTCGTGTTTCAACCGAACactgttttaaacaaaaacatg GTAACAGCTCACTTCAATCGCGAACAAAGAATCCTCTATGCTGTTGAGCAACATGAGATCCCCGGTCTGATGAAGTTGATCAGTAAACGATCAACGCTTATCGCTCCTTGTGGCGTAGCAAACAGATGTAACTCAAGAAGAAAAGGATACCGGTGGGCTTGTGGCCGTTGCTTTTTCGAACGCGGAAAGAAATCGacaattaaaaatcatttaattcAACAGGTTTGTCAAAAGTCAGTTGAAAGTAGGAAACGGGAAAGTAGAAAACTGCAGTTTAACTTCGATCAAGAAAATATGCCGTAA
- the LOC140947655 gene encoding uncharacterized protein: protein MAAGTVLNFRSFLTGSITARKTFLLVRTGIRSSVPCVAIASRQFSETNSPVEEVTDSEKSPTVSRSPLFSGNKVTPKRFQLSFDEYQKRRRKLRTLQRLAGLPFGVTGLLASSCACAYLFPNMFDATPEQIQPILGMDPMIFSGLCGVASAGVGFVAGSAVFKSVWRVWNKEIAQKLHEREADFLERIASRRASSYSKFEDDYYGENIKSVSDYRQWLREQQKKQNIAEKYDSKEQPKTVSAEAA, encoded by the exons ATGGCGGCCGGAACAGTGCTAAATTTTCGGAGTTTTCTAACTGGGAGTATAACCGCTAGAAAGACTTTCCTCTTAGTTCGGACAGGAATCAGATCAAGTGTTCCATGTGTAGCAATCGCCAgccgtcaattttcggaaacaAACTCTCCGGTCGAGGAGGTTACTGACAGCGAGAAGTCTCCCACTGTTTCCCGAAGTCCTCTCTTCAGTGGGAACAAGGTGACGCCGAAAAGATTTCAGCTTTCCTTCGACGAGTACCAGAAGCGAAGAAGAAAGCTGCGTACACTTCAAAGGTTGGCTGGGCTGCCGTTTGGTGTGACAGGCCTACTAGCGTCGTCTTGCGCGTGTGCTTATTTGTTCCCAAACATGTTTGATGCAACCCCAGAACAGATCCAACCAATACT AGGAATGGATCCCATGATCTTCAGTGGTCTCTGTGGTGTGGCTAGTGCAGGTGTTGGCTTTGTCGCTGGATCTGCTGTTTTCAAATCAGTGTGGCGGGTGTGGAACAAAGAAATAGCACAGAAACTGCATGAG CGTGAGGCAGATTTTTTGGAAAGGATAGCTTCCAGGAGGGCTTCCTCTTATAGCAAGTTTGAAGATGATTATTATGGTGAAAATATCAAGAGTGTCAGCGACTACAGGCAGTGGCTACGAGagcaacaaaaaaagcaaaatatagcaGAGAAGTATGATAGCAAAGAGCAACCAAAAACTGTCAGTGCAGAAGCTGCATAA
- the LOC140948992 gene encoding rhodopsin, GQ-coupled-like, translated as MANNSQIGSSSLDPLKRSYSQIGLEVALAILISLMSFLGNLLVVYVVHKDSRLKSLTNIFIQNLALTDIAMATLHMPYWVISLYTGTWIFSETWCDFQALIEATLGIASILNMGLIAFNRYIRVVKPAQLYSRLFPSKKMARVYCAFIWISSMLLASPPLYGWGKMVYHPRYAICSFNWEIEHISYVIILVGGVNNTTTIAIFYCYYKIYKTLKKSSHNLKAHGTGDGAVFSGRPRSDIRVLKTSFTVVCVFLIIWGPVTVVVVMESAEYFVPREVSTAVFFLMFTGSLVNPFIYGIMNPQLRADFKRALSFGRCDSNQVIQIGQPQSDEAI; from the coding sequence ATGGCGAACAACTCTCAAATTGGATCGAGTTCCCTCGACCCCCTAAAACGTTCTTACAGTCAAATTGGTTTGGAAGTGGCCTTGGCTATTCTAATCTCCCTCATGTCCTTCCTCGGCAACTTATTAGTTGTCTATGTTGTCCATAAAGACTCCAGACTCAAGAGCTTGACGAATATATTCATCCAAAACCTGGCATTGACTGACATTGCCATGGCAACGCTACACATGCCTTATTGGGTAATAAGTCTGTATACAGGGACTTGGATTTTTAGCGAGACGTGGTGTGATTTTCAAGCCTTGATTGAGGCTACGTTAGGAATTGCCTCTATCCTCAATATGGGACTTATCGCCTTCAACCGATATATCCGAGTTGTCAAACCAGCGCAGCTTTACAGCAGGCTTTTCCCGAGCAAGAAAATGGCCCGAGTCTATTGCGCCTTCATATGGATATCTTCTATGCTTCTTGCATCACCGCCATTGTACGGTTGGGGCAAGATGGTGTACCACCCTAGATATGCTATCTGCAGTTTTAACTGGGAAATCGAGCATATTTCATATGTCATTATACTCGTGGGCGGAGTGAACAACACGACCACAATTGCAATATTTTACTGCTACTACAAAATTTACAAGACTCTTAAAAAAAGCAGTCACAATCTAAAGGCCCATGGCACAGGTGACGGAGCGGTATTTTCTGGACGTCCTCGAAGTGATATTAGAGTCTTGAAAACCAGTTTCACTGTCGTTTGTGTATTTCTGATAATATGGGGACCAGTTACTGTTGTTGTGGTAATGGAGTCCGCTGAGTATTTTGTCCCCAGGGAGGTTTCTACGGCAGTTTTTTTCCTTATGTTCACAGGTAGTTTAGTAAATCCATTTATATACGGGATTATGAATCCTCAGCTCCGAGCGGACTTCAAAAGGGCTTTAAGCTTTGGTCGGTGTGATAGCAACCAAGTAATTCAGATTGGCCAACCTCAATCTGATGAGGCGATATGA